A window of Stutzerimonas stutzeri genomic DNA:
CGGCTTGCATTCGGTTGAGGTCAGCCATCCAGCCGATTGTCGGGTTGCGGTAGCCGCTGGCGGGGTAGGCGATGGTCTTGAAACGCTCATAGGCCAGCGAGCTGGGCTTGTCATCGGTGCGCAGGCGACGTTCTTCCTTGATCACCTCGATTTCGCGAGCGAACTCGTCAGGCGGCAGCTTGAGACTGGCCAGGCGATCGGCTTCGAGCTCGAACGCCACGGGCAGGCGATCACGCGCCAGCACTTGGTAGTAGGCGGTGTAGTCATCGCTGGTGAAGGCGTTTTCCTCGGCGCCGAGCTCGCGCAGGATGCGCGAAGCCTCGCCTGCATCGAGCTTGCGGCTGCCCTTGAACATCATGTGCTCGAGGGCGTGAGAGAGACCGGTCTGGCCGGCCGTCTCGTAGCTGGAACCAACTTTGTACCAGAGCTGGGAGACCACCACCGGCGCGCGATGATCCTCGCGAACGATGACCTTCAGACCGTTGTCGAGGAAGAACTCGTGGGTTGGCTGATTGTCTGCTGCTGCCAGCAGGGGCAGATAAAAGGCTCCGAGCAGCAGGGCGGCGGCGCGGCGTAACATCAGAGGCATAGTCGGGACTCGTCCAGTTGGTGTCCGCCACGGCAGACTGGCAGGGCGGCAACACGGCAGCCATGGTACTGGCGCGTGCGGATCAGGCAAAGCCGGGATATCCGCCGCTGAACCTGCCCTGATGCAGGAACCCGCGCTTAGCGCACCCGCTTTGCGAGGTGCTAGGATAGAGCCCGTTTGGCCGGCAGCGTGGCTGCTGGCGTATCGCATCCTTGAGAATACCTTCTCCATGTTTGGTTCCAACGACGACAAGAAGACGCCGGCCGATCCCGGCGAAAAGAAAGGCCTGTTTGGTTGGCTGCGCAAGAAACCGCAGCAGCCGGTAGACGAGCAGCCTGCCGCCGAGCCGCGGGAAGGCAGCCTGCCACATGCCGAGCAGCCTGAGGCCGACATCGAACAACCGGCAATCGATGCCCCCGAAGTATTGCCCGAGCGGCCAGTCGAAGCCGAAATACTCCCAGAGCCAGAGCCAGAGCCAGAGCCAGAGCCAGAGCCAGAGCCAGAGCCAGAGCCGGAAATAGCGCCGGTGCCGGTGGTAGCGGCTGCGCCCGTGGAAGCGCCGGCCAAGCTGGGCTTCTTCGCCCGCCTCAAGCAGGGGCTGTCCAAGACCAGCTCCAGCATCGGCGAAGGCATGGCCAGCCTGTTTCTCGGCAAGAAGGCCATCGATGACGACCTCCTCGACGAGCTGGAAACCCGCCTGCTGACCGCCGACGTCGGTGTCGAGGCGACCACTGCTATCATGCAGAACCTCACCCGGCGTGTCTCGCGCAAAGAGCTAGCCGACAGCGGCGCGCTCTATACGGCGCTGCAGGAAGAGCTTGCCGGTCTGCTCAAACCGGTCGAGCAACCGCTCGTGGTCGACAGCGGCAAGCGCCCCTACGTCATCCTCGTGGTCGGCGTGAACGGTGTAGGCAAGACCACCACCATCGGCAAGCTGGCGAAGAAACTGCAGCTTGAAGGCCAGAAGGTCATGCTCGCCGCTGGCGATACCTTCCGTGCCGCGGCGGTGGAGCAATTGCAGATATGGGGCGAGCGCAACAGCATTCCGGTGATCGCCCAGCACACCGGTGCGGACTCCGCCTCGGTGATCTTCGACGCGGTGCAGGCAGCGAAGTCGCGCGGTGTCGACGTGCTGATCGCCGATACGGCGGGTCGTCTGCATACCAAGGACAACCTGATGGAAGAGCTGAAGAAGGTTCGTCGGGTCATGGGCAAGCTCGACGAATCGGCTCCGCACGAAGTGCTGCTGGTGCTCGACGCCGGCACCGGCCAGAACGCCATCAACCAGACCCGGCAGTTCAACCAGGCGGTCGAACTGACCGGCCTGGTGCTGACCAAGCTCGACGGTACCGCCAAGGGCGGGGTGATTTTCGCGCTGGCCAAGCAGTTCGGCACGCCGATCCGTTACATCGGCGTGGGCGAAGGGATCGACGACTTGCGCACCTTCGAGGCCGATGCATTCGTCAAAGCGCTTTTCGCCCAGCGGGAAGACGCATGATCCGTTTCGAACAGGTCGGCAAACGCTACCCAAACGGCCACGTCGGGTTGCACGAGCTTTCCTTCCAGGTCCGCCGCGGCGAATTCCTCTTTGTCACCGGCCATTCCGGTGCCGGCAAAAGCACGCTGCTGCGGCTGTTGCTGGCGATGGAGCGTCCTACCAGCGGCAAGCTGCTGCTGGCCGGGCAGGACCTGTCGCGTATCACCAACTCACAGATTCCCTTCCTGCGCCGACAGATCGGTGTGGTGTTCCAGAACCATCAGCTGCTGTTCGACCGCACCGTGTTCGATAACGTCGCCCTGCCGTTGCAGATCCTCGGTCTCAACAAGCGCGAGATCGGTCAGCGGGTAATGACTGCACTGGAGCGCGTCAGCCTCAAGGACAAGGCGCTGCAGTATCCGGCTGATCTTTCCACCGGTCAGCAGCAGCGTGTCGGCATCGCCCGGGCCGTGGTGCATCGCCCGGCCTTGCTGCTGGCCGACGAACCCACCGGCAACCTCGACCCGCGACTGGCGGCAGAAATCATGGGCGTTTTCGAAGACATTAATCGTCTCGGCACTACCGTGCTGATCGCCAGTCACGATCTGGCGCTGATCGCGCGGATGCGTCATCGCATGCTGACGCTGCAGCGCGGTCGCCTGATCGGTGACGGGGAGGCTAGCCGATGAGCAGCGAACACAAGCCCAAAACCAACCCGAGCACGGCCGAGCGTATCGGCGGCTCGGTGAAGAAACCCGAGCAGCCGCGCGGCGACGAGCCGGATTTCAAGACGCTGTTTCACGCCTGGCTGGAAAGCCATCGCGCCAGCTTGGTGGACAGCGTCGGTCGTCTGTTCAAACAGCCGATCGGCAGCTTCTTCACCTGCCTGGTCATGGCGGTGGCGCTAAGCCTGCCGATGGGCCTGGCGCTGCTGCTGGACAACGTCGAGCGGCTCGGCGGTTCCTGGCAGCGCGCGGCGCAGATTTCGCTGTTCATGCAGCTGGACGTGGACGTGGACGCGGGTGCCGGTGAACGCTTGCGCGACGAGGTTGCCGAAATGCCCGATGTGGCAACGGCGGATTGGGTCAGCCGTGAGCAGGCGCTGGAAGAATTCCAACAGCTTTCCGGCCTCGGCGAAGCGCTCAAGGAACTGCCGGAGAATCCTTTGCCGGGCGTGATCGTGGTAACGCCCAACGAAGTGGACAAGGACAAGCTCGAAGCACTGCGCCTGCAGCTGGCCGAGCTGCCTGGCGTGCAGCAGGCGCAGCTGGATCTGCTTTGGGTCGAACGCCTGACCGCCATCCTCAAGCTCGGCGACCGCTTCGTCTTCGGTCTGACCTTGTTGCTAATTGCCACGCTACTGTTGGTGATCGGCAATACCATTCGCCTGCACATCGAGAACCGCCGTACCGAGATCGAAGTGGTCAAATTGGTCGGCGGCACCGACGGTTACGTGCGCCGGCCCTTCCTCTACATGGGCGCCATATACGGCCTGGGCGCCGGCCTGATCGCCTGGCTGCTGCTTGCTTACGGGCTCGGCTGGCTGAACGAGGCGGTGGTTAGTCTGGCGGGCCTTTACGGCAGCGATTTCGGTCTGGGAGGCGTTCCCTCCGGCGATGCGTTGTCCTTGGTGATTGGCGCGGTGCTGCTTGGATACATCGGCGCCTGGCTGGCAGTTGCAAGGCACCTGAGCGAGCTGGCTCCTAGATAAATTCCTTTTAATAACAATGACTTGATTGTATGTCTGTGGAACTTTTCCACAGGCTTGCAGTCTCATGCGGCAATGCTAAACTGCTGCAGCTTCGTCATTGGAGGTACTGCATGACAACTACTCTGCAACCTGTTCAAGCGCTAGTCCCTGGAGCCAATCTCGAGGCCTACGTGCAGACCGTGAACAGCCTTCCGCTGCTTACCGTCGAGCAGGAGCGCGAGCTGGCCGGGCGCCTCTTCTACCATCAGGATCTCGAAGCAGCCCGGCAAATGGTGCTGGCGCACCTGCGTTTCGTTGTTCATATCGCCCGCAGCTATTCCGGCTACGGACTGGCCCAGGCCGACCTAATCCAGGAAGGCAATGTCGGCCTGATGAAGGCGGTCAAGCGTTTCAACCCTGAGATGGGCGTGCGGCTGGTGTCCTTTGCCGTGCACTGGATTCGCGCCGAAATCCACGAGTTCATCCTGCGTAACTGGCGCATCGTCAAGGTCGCGACCACCAAGGCGCAGCGCAAACTGTTCTTCAATCTGCGCAGCCAGAAGAAGCGTCTGGCCTGGCTGAACAACGATGAAGTGACCGCCGTGGCCGATAGCCTGGGCGTTGAGCCACATGAAGTGCGCGAGATGGAAAGCCGCCTGACCGGCCATGACATGGCGTTCGATCCGGCAGCCGATGCTGACGACGACAGCGCCTACCAGTCGCCGGCGCACTATCTGGAAGACCATCGCTACGATCCGGCCCGTCAGTTGGAAGACGCCGACTGGAGCGATAGCTCAACCTCCAGCCTGCACACCGCGCTCGAGGCGCTGGACGAGCGCAGCCGGGACATTCTCCAGCAGCGCTGGCTGAACGAGAACAAGGCCACCCTGCACGACCTGGCAGCCAAGTACAGCGTGTCAGCTGAGCGTATTCGTCAGCTGGAAAAGAATGCGATGAACAAGCTGAAGGGCTCGATTCAGGCCTGACGTGCATCGGCGGAAGCGGAATACGAATCGCGGGTAGCCCATCGGCTCCCGCGATTTTTTTTGCCTAGCCGTTGCCGCCGCCTGCTATCGGGGTGCGTTTCTGGCCTGACGGATATTGTTCCGTGCTTTTTCCACAGCGACCAGCAGCTGGGCATTGGTGATCGGTTTGTGCAGCCAGACGATCCACTCGGGGAACTGCGCCTGTTCGAATTGATGCGCGGCCGAGATTACGACAATCGGTAGATCCTGCATGGCGGGCTTGCCTCGCAGCTCGTCGATCAGCTGCATGCCGCTGCCATCGGGCAGGTGCAGGTCGAGCGTCATGGCCTCGTAGCGTCCCGAGGCGAGCTTCTCGCGGGCCTGATGCAGGCTTTGTACCCGCTCCACGCCATAGCCGCCTTCGCGCAGCATCATATGCAGCAGGCGACCAGTATCCGGTTCGTCTTCGACTACTAGGATTCGAGGCTGGCCATCACCGCTGTCCGCTTCGTTGGACGGGATCTGGATTGGAAGTTCGCACCAGAACGTGGTGCCCTGTCCGGGTGGGCAATCGAAGCCGACAGTGCCGCCCATTCGCTCGATCAGCTCTTTGGTGATTGCAAGTCCCAGCCCTGTGCCGGACTTCTGCCGACTGTCGGATGCGTCTGCCTGGGCGAATTTCTCGAATACGCGCGAGCGGAACGCCTCCGGAATGCCGGGCCCCTGGTCGGTGACGCTGATACGCACCCTGGTTCCGCGCAGGCTGCTGTGCAGGCGAATCAGTCCTCGCTCTGGGGTGAACTTGACGGCATTGGAAAGGAAATTGCCAAGAACTTGCTGCAGGCGCATCCCATCTACCCAGACGAGCGCATCGCTCGGATGCTCGAGGGTACAGCGCACACCATGCTGCTCGCAGAGCGCCTGGTTGCTGACCAGCGATTCCTCGAGCAGATCGCCAAGTGAATGCTCGCGCAGCTCGAAGGACATCTTGCCGGCGGCAATCTTTTCCATGTCCAGCAGGTCGTTGATCAGATGCCCCAGGCGCAAGCTGTTGCGGTAGGCGATCTCGAGCATCTGCTGCATGGGCGCAGGGGCGGCGCCAAGTGCGCCGCCGACGATCAGGCCGAGTGCGCCACTGATGGATGTGAGGGGAGTGCGCAGCTCATGGCTGACGGTGGAGACGAAGTCGTTTTTCATCTGCTCGACGCGCTTGCGTTCCGTCAGGTCCATCAGCGTTCCGCTGATACGCTGTGCCATGCCCTGCTGATCACGCTGGATATAGCCGCGCAACAGTACCGGCACAATATGGCCATGCTTGTGCTGCAGGCGCAGCTCGGTGGTGAAATGGTCGGCATTGGAAAGCATGGTTTGCGCCAGCCGCGCCTTCTGTTGCGCCAGGTCTTCGGCAACGGTTACACGTTCCCACAACCTCAGGTCACAGCTCAGCTCATTCGGCCGGTAGCCGAGCATCTCCCATGCGCGGGGCGAGGCGAACATGCTGCCGGCTTCCAGATCCAGATCCCACAGGCCATCGTTGCTGCCTTTGAGCGCCAGCGAAAGGCGCTCCTCACTCAGGCGTAGGTCATGTCTGCTTTGGCGGATGTGACGGGTCATCTCCTTCGCCAGCGCCTGCGCTCGGCTGTGGCGCAATGCCAGCGATGATGTCAGGAGAAATACCAGCAGGCTCAAGCCAAGCCCGAGACCGAACACCAGTACTTCGTTGGCGTGAAAACGCTCTTCGAACTCGGGGCGGCTATCCATGCGCAGGGTCCAGGTCTGACCGTACAGCTCCAGCTGCTGGAGTTTGCTGTAGCGTGCGCTGCCGGCCTCGGGTGCCTCGCTTGAGGCATAGAGCAGGTGGTCAGGCTGTTCGCCGGCGCTGGCGTAGATGTGCAGCGCCAGAGGTAGGTCGGCGGCGCGCAGGATACCGCGCATCAGGTCATCGACCCGATACGGGCTGTAGACGAAGCCTATCAAGGCCTGTTGGCGCTGCTCCGGCGTGCTCGCTAGCGTCCCCGGCCGGTATACCGGCACATAGAGCAATATTCCGGCCTGAACATTGCCGTGCGTTTCCTGCAACAACGTCACTTTTCCGGTAATGCTGGTCTCGCCTAGCGCTGCGGCACGCTGCATGGCTCGGCGGCGAGTCGGCTCGGAGTACATGTCGTAGCCAAATGCGATCAGGTTACGGCCGAGGAAGGGCTCCAGATAAATGATCGAGGTATAGAGTTCGCGCTCGCCAGCGGGATGAATGTCATATTCGGGAAAGCCCTGCGCGCGGATGCGGGCGACGAAGGCATCGCGTTGCTCATGCGCAATCGCCTGGCTGAAGCCGACGCCCTGGATGCCGGGATAGCGGTCAGGCAGTAACAGGCGTTCGACGTACTTGCGCCATTGTTCGCGGCTAACATCTTCTACGGCATCGAAAAGGCCCGCGCCGCCGAGCAGAATCTGTTCATGGTCACGTAGACGTTTGCGGATCGCCTCGGTGACCTTGTCGCCGAGCATCTGGAATTGCTGCTGTGCCGCGCGGTCTTCGTTGGCGCGCAAGCTTTGCCAGACCACCACCTGCACCAGCAGCATGAACGCCAGCATTGCCCAGGCGATGCCGTTCCGCCAGCTGAACAGCTGACGCAAGCCATAGGGCGGACTGTGGTGTATCGCTGCTGGGTCGCTCATCATGTTCGCTGTGGTACGCGGTATTTGCCGCATGACGCTCGCTAGGTCAGGACTGGCTCGGGTCGCTACGGGGAAGCCAGTATGTCGCAATATCTACTGGCTCGGGCCATCGCGCTACCGGGCGCGGGGCCTGACCGTTCTGTCAGTTTACGTTCCGTGATAGCCTTTTGATATAGAGTGCTTCGTCAGTGTCTGGACGAGCAGCTCTGGCCATAACTGAGCTTGGCGGGTCGCCAGTCGATGTCGGTTGGCGGCACCGGCCGGGACAAACCGTAACCCTGCCCATAGTCGCAATTCTGGGATAGCAGGAACGCCGCCTGGTCCGCAACTTCGATGCCTTCGGCAACAACCTGCAGGCCCAGGTTGTGCGCCAGGCTTATCACCGAGCGGGTAATAGCCGCGTCCTCACGATCGTCCGGCAGGCCTCTGACGAAGCCTTGATCGATCTTCAGCTTGTGCACGTTCATCCGTTTGAGGCGCTGCAGCGATGAATAGCCGGTGCCGAAGTCGTCGATCGCCAGTTGCACACCGAGCGCGCGTAGGCGCTGCAGCAGTTCCAGAGCAGCGTCCGGATCCTGCATGACCGCGCTTTCGGTGATCTCCAGTTCCAGATGATGAGCCTCCAGGCCGCTCCTGGCGAGAATGGTGGCTACCTGCAGGTCGAGTTCGCCGTTGCCGAATAAGCGGCTGGAAATGTTCACCGCGATAAAACCGAGCGGACGTCCTTGGCCGAGCCACTCACGCGCCTGGTGGCAGGCCTGCTCCAGCACCCAGTGGTCGATGGCACTGATGAGCCCGGTTTCCTCGGCAATCGGGATGAAAACGCCCGGTGCGATCAGTCCTTTTTCCGGATGCTCCCAGCGCACCAGGGCTTCGAAGCCGCTGATGGTGCCTTGGCGCAGGTTATAGATTGGCTGAAAGTGCAGGCGCAGCTGCCCTTGCTCCAGGGCCTGTCGCAGCGCAGTCACCAGCTCCACGCGCTGGCGCGCCTGGCTGGTCAGTTCCTGCGAATAGAATGCATAGGTCGAGCGGCCGCTGCTCTTGGCCTTGAACAGTGCCGAGTCGGCATTGCGCATCAGTTGCTCGACGTTCTGCACGTCGGTCGGATAGGGGTAGAGCACGATGCCGATGCTGGCGCTGCTGAAAAGCTCCTGCTCAGCTATATGAAAAGGCTCGTTGAGGCGGTCGAGAATGCGCAGCGCCAGTGCCGTCGCCTTCTCAGCACCGTAGCCCTCGCAGAGCAGAGCGAACTCGTCACCGCCGAGCCGTCCAAGCGTCATGCCTTCTTCGATGTGCTCGCTCAGCCGTGAGCTGACCGCCTGCAGCAAGGCGTCCCCCAGGCTATGGCCAAGGCTCTCGTTGATGTCCTTGAAGTGGTCGAGGTCGATCAATAGCAGCGCGCCGCTGCGCTTGTTGGTCCGGGCTCGCTCGAGGTCCTGTTTGGCCCGCTCGTTGAACAGCAGACGGTTCGGCAGATTAACCAGCGGATCGTAGTGGGCGAGCTGGTCGAGTTCTTCGCGGGAGCGCTTCAGTGCCGAGAGGTCGGAAAAAACAGCCACGTAATGGCTGAGCTGGCCCTGATTGTCATGGATGCAACGCAGGTTCTGCCATTGCGGGTATACCTCGCCGTTCTTGCGGCGGTTCCATATCTCGCCGCTCCACTCACCCTTTTCCTTCAGCGCCAGCCACATCTGCTGATAGAACTCCGCGTCGTGCTTGCCCGAAGCGAACAATTTCGGCGTCTGCCCGAGCACCTCTTCGTTGCTGTACCCGGTGATACGGCTGAACGCGGGATTGACATGCACGATGTGCTGACGGGGGTCGGTTACCAGTACGCCTTCTTGGGTACTGTCGAATACCGCAGCCGCCTGCTTAAGACTGGTCTCCTGCACGCGCTGGGCGCGCTGCTGTTCATCGAAGCGACGAAAGTGGTGGCCGCCGAGCGTGAATATCAGCGCACTGGTAAGCGTTACGAACAGGAGGCCCTTGCCGAGCTGCCAGGCGTGGCTGTCGCCCGCGGCCAGATGGTTCACCAGCGTATCGCCGAGAACAATCCACAGGATGGCCAGACAGAAATAGCCCAGACTCAGCCGGACGAGGTATGTGTTCATCGTTGCTCTTGGGTCCGATCGAATACTGCACAGTCAAACCCCATCGCACTGGGCGAGCGGGAGGTACGTCTTGCACCGGTGGTGCTGCATCCTGCTGCGCCAGTCGTCTTGCATACTGGCTCAAAGCCAGCTCGGCCACCAGTCCGGTTGGTCGGGTTTGATCCGCTGCAGATAATGGCTGCCGCCCAACTGGCGCATCTGCTGGCGAATCCATGCCGCGCGATTGTTCACGTAGCTGCTCGGCTTGCCGGCGCTCCATTGCCGCGGGTTGGGCAGTACCGCAGCCAGCAGGCTTGCCTGACGGGTCGACAGGTACGCCGCGCCGGTTCCGAAGTGATGCTGCGCCGCTGCCTGCGCGCCGAAAACGCCATCGCCCCACTCGACGCTATTGAGATAGACCTCGAGGATGCGTTGCTTGGGCCAGAGCAACTCGATCAGCCCGGTGAACCAGGCCTCCAGGGCCTTGCGTGGCCAGCTGCGGCCCGACCAGAGGAACAGATTCTTCGCCACCTGCTGGCTCAGGGTGCTAGCACCACGCAGCGAACCGCCGCGCTCATTGTGGCTGAGCGCGGCACGTATTGCTGCGACATCGAAGCCCCAGTGGTCGGCGAACTTTTGGTCTTCGGCGGCAATCACCGCCATCTTCAGGTCTTCCGGCAGCTCGCGCCACGGGCGCCAGTCGCGCGTCAGGTCGATAGTTTCACCTGTGCGCCATGATTCGATCTTGCGCTCGATCATCAAAGCGGTGAACGGCGGAGGCACCCAACGAAACAGCAGCACCAGCAGCACGGATAGGCCGATCAACCAGAGCAGCAATTTGGACAGGCGCAGCAGAAAGTTTCGCAACATGTCACTTGGTCGTGGGCGAAAAGAGCGGGCATTATAGCGGCCGCTTGGGCCACCGACCGGAAAAGGCAATGATCCGTTGTTATCTCACACTGGCTGCTTTGTTCGGCTTCACCGGTGTCGCGCTCGGCGCCTTTGCTTCTCACGGCCTCAGAGACCAGCTGAGCACTGCTTATCTCGCCGTTTTCCAAACGGGTGTGCAGTACCAGCTGATTCATGCACTGGCGTTGTTCGGTGTTGCGTTGCTGGCCTTGCTGCGTCCCAGTCGCCTGCTGACCGCGGCCGGAACCCTGTTCATCATAGGCATCCTGCTGTTTTCCGGCAGCCTCTATCTGCTGACCCTGAGTGGCATCGGCAAGCTGGGCATGATCACGCCGATAGGCGGCACGGCCTTCCTCGCGGGCTGGCTGTGTCTGGCGGTGGCCGGCTGGCGTATACGCGGCTGATCGGGACGAACGGCCGCGGCCTTCGCGTTGGTGGCGTGGGTGATTCGGGCTAGAATGCCGTCCCCTTTTCGCAATGGCGGCGAACAGCATGCAGATTCAGTTGAATGGCGAACCCTATGAGCTGCCAGCCGGCGAGACGCTCGCCGACCTGCTGGTGCGTCTCGAACTGAGCGGCCGCCGCCTGGCTGTCGAGCTCAATCGGGACATCGTGCCACGCAGCGCACATGCGTCCACCGAGCTTAGCGACGGCGATCACGTCGAGGTTGTACACGCCATCGGTGGCGGCTAGCCGGTAGCCACCTGCCCCGAATATGCCGCCTATACGGCCCCAGCCCGCTGTATCAAGTCCGAACGAGGATTTCCCATGCGCTCAGTTCCGAACGACAAGCCCTTCATCCTGGCCGGTCGCACCTATCAGTCGCGCCTGCTGGTAGGTACCGGCAAATACAAGGATCTCGAAGAAACCCGCACGGCCATCGAGGCCTCCGGTGCCGAGATCGTTACCGTTGCGGTGCGCCGCACCAACATTGGCCAGAATCCTGGCGAGCCCAACCTGCTCGACGTGATCAGCCCCGACCGCTACACCATCCTGCCGAACACCGCTGGCTGCTACACCGCTGAGGATGCGGTGCGCACTTGCCGACTGGCCCGTGAACTGCTCGACGGTCACAAGCTGGTCAAGCTGGAAGTGCTGGCCGATCAGAAGACACTGTTTCCCAACGTGATCGAAACCCTCAAGGCGGCCGAAGTGCTGGTCAAGGACGGCTTCGACGTCATGGTGTACACCAGCGACGACCCGATAATCGCTCGTCAGCTGGCCGAGATGGGCTGCATCGCCGTGATGCCGCTGGCGGGTCTGATTGGCACCGGACTGGGCATCTGCAATCCGTACAACCTGCGCATCATCCTTGAAGAAGCCACGGTCCCCGTGCTGGTGGATGCCGGTGTCGGTACCGCATCGGACGCGACCATCGCCATGGAACTGGGCTGCGAAGCGGTGCTGATGAACAGCGCCATCGCCCATGCACAGAATCCGGTGCTGATGGCCGAGGCTATGAAGTACGCGATCGAGGCCGGCCGTCTGGCTTACCTCGCCGGGCGCATGCCGAAGAAGCTCTACGCCAGCGCCTCGTCACCGCTGGACGGGCTGATTCGCTGAAACGATTCGTGGCCGGCCCTGACCTTGCGTCGGAGCCGGCTTTTTTATTTCTCGCAGGTAGACCATGACAGAGCAAAGCCCCGCGGCCGAAGAGCAGCAAACCGAGCACCGCCGC
This region includes:
- a CDS encoding thiazole synthase, whose product is MRSVPNDKPFILAGRTYQSRLLVGTGKYKDLEETRTAIEASGAEIVTVAVRRTNIGQNPGEPNLLDVISPDRYTILPNTAGCYTAEDAVRTCRLARELLDGHKLVKLEVLADQKTLFPNVIETLKAAEVLVKDGFDVMVYTSDDPIIARQLAEMGCIAVMPLAGLIGTGLGICNPYNLRIILEEATVPVLVDAGVGTASDATIAMELGCEAVLMNSAIAHAQNPVLMAEAMKYAIEAGRLAYLAGRMPKKLYASASSPLDGLIR